The window CGGTCGGTCTGAGCCGGCTGGTCGGCGAGCACGGCAACGGCAAGCTGGCGATGTCGATGGGCCTCGGCGTCGTGGGCGCCGTCCGCTCCAACGACGCTCCCAGGACCCTCGCCGACACCACGCCGATCGCCCGCCTCACCGAGGAGCAGGACGTCGTGGTGGTCGCGAAGGACTCGCCGTACAAGACGATCGACGAGCTGATCGGGGCGTGGAAGGAGGACCCCGGGAAGCTGCCGGTGGGCGGCGGGTCGGCGCCGGGCGGGCCGGACCATCTGGCGCCGATGCTGATGGCGCGGGCCGCCGGGATCGCCCCGAAGGACGTCGACTACATCCCCTTCGACGGCGGCGGTGAACTGCTCGCCTCGATCCTCGGCAGCAAGGTCGCCTTCGGCGTGTCCGGCGTCGGCGAGTACCTGGACCAGATCAAGGCGGGCGAGCTGCGGCTGCTCGCGGTGACGGGGCCGAAGCGGGTGGCCGGGCTGGACGCCCCGACCCTCCAGGAGGCGGGCTACGACGTGAACTTCACCAACTGGCGCGGCATCGTCGCCCCGCCCGGCCTCACCGAGGCCCAGCGCGACACACTCACCCGGCTGATCGAGGAGCTGCACGACTCACCGCAATGGCGGAAGTCGCTGAAGCGCCACGGCTGGGACGACGCGTTCCTGACCGGCGACGCGTTCGGCGCGTTCCTGGACGCCCAGGACAAGCGCGTGGTGTCGGTGCTGAAGGAGCTGGGGCTGTGACCACGGACGAGGGCACCACCGGCACTCCCCCGCCCCCGCCGTCGAGCGCCGCGCCCGGCTGCGCGACCACTCCGAGCCGGGCGTCTGCGTCCTGCTGCCGGCCCTCGGCCTTCTATCCTGACCGACGCGCCGACCATGGACGTCGACCTCACGCGACGCGGTCCCGTCGGCCCGAGGACCGTGCCGCTGTGGGTCGCCGCCCACCTGCGGCGCAGCCCGCCCGAGCCGATCCCGGTGG is drawn from Streptomyces bottropensis ATCC 25435 and contains these coding sequences:
- a CDS encoding Bug family tripartite tricarboxylate transporter substrate binding protein; translation: MRLRTPLALLGAAALVLVGPPLLTTGSGGERGTQIPGLRLMVPNTPGGGYDITARTAAKNAEDAGLTHDIEVFNLPGAGGTVGLSRLVGEHGNGKLAMSMGLGVVGAVRSNDAPRTLADTTPIARLTEEQDVVVVAKDSPYKTIDELIGAWKEDPGKLPVGGGSAPGGPDHLAPMLMARAAGIAPKDVDYIPFDGGGELLASILGSKVAFGVSGVGEYLDQIKAGELRLLAVTGPKRVAGLDAPTLQEAGYDVNFTNWRGIVAPPGLTEAQRDTLTRLIEELHDSPQWRKSLKRHGWDDAFLTGDAFGAFLDAQDKRVVSVLKELGL